The following are from one region of the Populus trichocarpa isolate Nisqually-1 chromosome 8, P.trichocarpa_v4.1, whole genome shotgun sequence genome:
- the LOC7487992 gene encoding rop guanine nucleotide exchange factor 5 has product METMFKGSCGGGGFERRRKDESELLTESGTESRESSSSSSESSSTEGVKPGCASPSPLGWPIRKAGECKSFVSSGNGSKEKKAHLEDSKFKKLGSKLSEIDMIKERFAKLLLGEDMSGSGKGVCTALAISNAITNLCGTIYGQLWRLEPLPEEKKSMWRREMELLLCVGDHIVELIPSWQTFPDGSKLEVMTCRPRSDLFINLPALRKLDNMLLEVLDSFVDTEFWYVDQGIVAPDGDGSASFRKTMQRQEEKWWLPVPRVPAGGLSDDTRKQLNHTRECTNQILKAAMAINSVALAEMDVPDSYLEALPKNGRACLGDLVYRYITSDQFSAECLLDCLDLSSEHVALEIANRVESSIYVWRRRAHSRPPPNPNRSMTKSSWEMVKDLMVDGDKRELLAERAESLLLSLKHRFPNLTQTALDTSKIQFNKDVGKSILESYSRVLESLAFNIVARIDDLVYVDDLTKRSDNLSSVSTVAVISHRKVSNPFSVPVSGTPYKTTFSTPSFSPVPLISPARGERTPFLHSTTSSKSNNNKPPRRGFGVKRALTNYLAVDSKPKICGNTNVDSKPKICGNTNVDSKPKICGNTNEGSCPNPKTNGREDLGPEKNSPTQKNGTKLRQSAPKYIVT; this is encoded by the exons ATGGAAACAATGTTTAAGGGGAGTTGTGGTGGTGGAGGATTTGAGAGGAGGAGGAAAGATGAGTCTGAGTTACTGACCGAGTCTGGGACCGAGTCAAGAGAGAGTAGCAGCTCGAGTTCTGAGAGTAGCTCAACTGAGGGAGTTAAGCCCGGGTGTGCTTCCCCATCTCCTTTGGGTTGGCCTATAAGGAAAGCTGGAGAGTGCAAGAGCTTTGTCTCTAGTGGAAATGGAAGTAAAGAGAAGAAAGCCCATTTGGAggattcaaaattcaaaaagctAGGCTCAAAGCTTTCAG AGATTGACATGATAAAGGAGAGGTTTGCAAAATTGTTGCTTGGTGAAGATATGTCAGGGTCTGGGAAAGGGGTTTGCACAGCTCTGGCTATATCAAATGCCATCACCAATTTGTGTG GTACTATTTATGGGCAACTTTGGAGACTAGAGCCATTGCCTGAAGAGAAGAAATCAATGTGGAGAAGAGAGATGGAGTTGCTTCTTTGTGTTGGAGACCATATCGTGGAATTAATACCCTCATGGCAGACATTTCCTGATGGTAGTAAGCTTGAG GTTATGACTTGCAGGCCTAGATCCGATCTTTTTATCAATCTGCCAGCTCTGCGTAAACTAGACAATATGCTTCTT GAAGTTTTAGATAGTTTCGTAGACACGGAGTTTTGGTATGTTGATCAAGGGATTGTAGCCCCAGATGGAGATGGGTCAGCTTCTTTCCGTAAAACAATGCAGAGGCAAGAAGAAAAATGGTGGCTACCAGTCCCTCGTGTCCCTGCTGGTGGTCTCAGTGATGATACAAGAAAGCAGTTGAACCACACGCGTGAATGCACCAATCAGATACTGAAAGCTGCAATGGCAATCAACAGTGTCGCTTTAGCTGAAATGGATGTTCCTGACTCGTACTTGGAAGCTCTCCCAAAG aatGGAAGAGCTTGTTTGGGAGACCTTGTGTACCGGTATATTACTTCAGACCAGTTCTCCGCAGAGTGCCTGCTCGATTGCCTTGACCTGTCATCTGAACATGTTGCTTTAGAGATTGCAAACCGTGTGGAATCTTCAATTTATGTATGGCGTCGGAGAGCTCATTCAAGACCTCCACCCAATCCAAATCGCTCCATGACAAAGTCATCATGGGAGATGGTCAAGGACTTAATGGTTGACGGAGATAAGAGGGAATTGCTTGCAGAAAGAGCTGAAAGTCTCTTGCTTTCCTTGAAGCATAGGTTCCCTAATCTAACCCAGACCGCCTTGGATACCAGcaaaattcaattcaacaag GATGTTGGGAAATCAATTCTCGAGAGCTATTCAAGAGTTCTGGAGAGCTTGGCATTTAATATTGTAGCTCGTATTGACGACTTGGTATACGTTGATGACTTGACTAAACGTTCGGACAATTTGTCTTCAGTTTCCACAGTTGCTGTGATTTCTCACAGGAAGGTTTCAAATCCCTTCTCCGTGCCAGTCTCAGGCACTCCATACAAAACAACGTTCAGTACACCGAGCTTTTCACCCGTGCCGCTTATTAGTCCTGCAAGGGGTGAGAGAACTCCATTCCTCCACAGTACCACCTCCTCCAAAAGCAATAACAACAAGCCTCCTCGTCGTGGTTTTGGTGTGAAGAGGGCGCTGACAAACTATCTTGCTGTGGATTCAAAACCCAAGATCTGTGGCAATACAAATGTTGATTCAAAACCCAAGATCTGTGGCAATACAAATGTTGATTCAAAACCCAAGATCTGTGGTAATACAAATGAAGGATCGTGTCCAAATCCAAAGACAAATGGCAGAGAGGATTTGGGGCCGGAAAAGAACTCACCGACCCAAAAAAATGGGACTAAATTGCGTCAAAGTGCTCCCAAATATATTGTAACTTGA
- the LOC7487994 gene encoding guanylyl cyclase 1 isoform X2: protein MWPLYLLLNKILNIQDLVVEEGKPDGLVQPSSSSSSRKCEDAAAVLPCSHFVQVPHIKQLHSWDCGLACVLMALNTIGINNCSIQGLADLCCTSSIWTVDLAYLLQKYSVSFSFYTVTLGANPNYSVETFYKEQLPADLVRVDMLFQKARGEGINIQCRSINETEISLFILSGKYIAIALVNQYKLSHSWLENAILPGLNGGNSGYAGHYIVICGYDTGTDEFEIRDPAASRKHERMSSRCLEEARKSFGTDEDLLLISLENATSERAR, encoded by the exons ATGTGGCCATTGTATCTTCTATTAAACAAAATTCTTAATATACAAGATTTAGTAGTAGAAGAAGGAAAACCAGATGGTTTGGTTCAGCCATCGTCATCGTCCAGCAGTAGAAAATGTGAAGATGCTGCTGCTGTCTTGCCCTGCTCACATTTTGTTCAA GTACCGCATATAAAGCAGCTTCACTCTTGGGATTGTGGCCTTGCTTGTGTTTTGATGGCTTTGAATACAATTGGTATCAATAATTGCAGCATCCAGGGCTTGGCGGACTTATGCTGCACTAGTAG CATTTGGACGGTGGATCTGGCATATTTACTGCAGAAGTATTCTGTTAGTTTTTCCTTCTACACGGTAACACTTGGAGCAAATCCAAATTATTCAGTTGAGACATTTTACAAG GAACAATTGCCTGCAGATCTAGTTCGAGTGGATATGTTATTTCAAAAGGCACGAGGAGAAGGCATTAATATACAG TGCAGGTCGATCAATGAAACGGAAATTTCTCTTTTCATATTGTCGGGGAAATATATTGCAATTGCATTGGTTAACCAGTACAAATTGAG TCACTCTTGGTTGGAGAATGCTATTCTACCAGGCTTAAATGGTGGCAACTCAGGCTATGCTG GTCATTACATTGTGATATGCGGCTATGATACTGGCACGGACGAGTTTGAGATTCGAGATCCTGCCGCTTCTAG AAAACATGAGAGAATGTCGTCAAGATGCCTTGAAGAAGCACGGAAATCCTTTGGCACCGATGAAGATCTCCTTCTG ATATCTCTGGAGAACGCGACAAGTGAAAGAGCTcgttag
- the LOC7487994 gene encoding guanylyl cyclase 1 isoform X1, with the protein MWPLYLLLNKILNIQDLVVEEGKPDGLVQPSSSSSSRKCEDAAAVLPCSHFVQVPHIKQLHSWDCGLACVLMALNTIGINNCSIQGLADLCCTSSIWTVDLAYLLQKYSVSFSFYTVTLGANPNYSVETFYKEQLPADLVRVDMLFQKARGEGINIQCRSINETEISLFILSGKYIAIALVNQYKLSHSWLENAILPGLNGGNSGYAGHYIVICGYDTGTDEFEIRDPAASRKHERMSSRCLEEARKSFGTDEDLLLYKRGSEENWESPFSMLALGDQCQT; encoded by the exons ATGTGGCCATTGTATCTTCTATTAAACAAAATTCTTAATATACAAGATTTAGTAGTAGAAGAAGGAAAACCAGATGGTTTGGTTCAGCCATCGTCATCGTCCAGCAGTAGAAAATGTGAAGATGCTGCTGCTGTCTTGCCCTGCTCACATTTTGTTCAA GTACCGCATATAAAGCAGCTTCACTCTTGGGATTGTGGCCTTGCTTGTGTTTTGATGGCTTTGAATACAATTGGTATCAATAATTGCAGCATCCAGGGCTTGGCGGACTTATGCTGCACTAGTAG CATTTGGACGGTGGATCTGGCATATTTACTGCAGAAGTATTCTGTTAGTTTTTCCTTCTACACGGTAACACTTGGAGCAAATCCAAATTATTCAGTTGAGACATTTTACAAG GAACAATTGCCTGCAGATCTAGTTCGAGTGGATATGTTATTTCAAAAGGCACGAGGAGAAGGCATTAATATACAG TGCAGGTCGATCAATGAAACGGAAATTTCTCTTTTCATATTGTCGGGGAAATATATTGCAATTGCATTGGTTAACCAGTACAAATTGAG TCACTCTTGGTTGGAGAATGCTATTCTACCAGGCTTAAATGGTGGCAACTCAGGCTATGCTG GTCATTACATTGTGATATGCGGCTATGATACTGGCACGGACGAGTTTGAGATTCGAGATCCTGCCGCTTCTAG AAAACATGAGAGAATGTCGTCAAGATGCCTTGAAGAAGCACGGAAATCCTTTGGCACCGATGAAGATCTCCTTCTG TATAAGAGAGGCTCGGAGGAAAATTGGGAAAGTCCCTTCAGCATGCTTGCTCTAGGTGACCAGTGTCAAACCTAA
- the LOC7487994 gene encoding guanylyl cyclase 1 isoform X3: MWPLYLLLNKILNIQDLVVEEGKPDGLVQPSSSSSSRKCEDAAAVLPCSHFVQVPHIKQLHSWDCGLACVLMALNTIGINNCSIQGLADLCCTSSIWTVDLAYLLQKYSVSFSFYTVTLGANPNYSVETFYKEQLPADLVRVDMLFQKARGEGINIQCRSINETEISLFILSGKYIAIALVNQYKLSHSWLENAILPGLNGGNSGYAGHYIVICGYDTGTDEFEIRDPAASRCLCPVRPCSFAFCMTRFFENQSKLQCCGGKHKKQLS, encoded by the exons ATGTGGCCATTGTATCTTCTATTAAACAAAATTCTTAATATACAAGATTTAGTAGTAGAAGAAGGAAAACCAGATGGTTTGGTTCAGCCATCGTCATCGTCCAGCAGTAGAAAATGTGAAGATGCTGCTGCTGTCTTGCCCTGCTCACATTTTGTTCAA GTACCGCATATAAAGCAGCTTCACTCTTGGGATTGTGGCCTTGCTTGTGTTTTGATGGCTTTGAATACAATTGGTATCAATAATTGCAGCATCCAGGGCTTGGCGGACTTATGCTGCACTAGTAG CATTTGGACGGTGGATCTGGCATATTTACTGCAGAAGTATTCTGTTAGTTTTTCCTTCTACACGGTAACACTTGGAGCAAATCCAAATTATTCAGTTGAGACATTTTACAAG GAACAATTGCCTGCAGATCTAGTTCGAGTGGATATGTTATTTCAAAAGGCACGAGGAGAAGGCATTAATATACAG TGCAGGTCGATCAATGAAACGGAAATTTCTCTTTTCATATTGTCGGGGAAATATATTGCAATTGCATTGGTTAACCAGTACAAATTGAG TCACTCTTGGTTGGAGAATGCTATTCTACCAGGCTTAAATGGTGGCAACTCAGGCTATGCTG GTCATTACATTGTGATATGCGGCTATGATACTGGCACGGACGAGTTTGAGATTCGAGATCCTGCCGCTTCTAG ATGCCTTTGCCCAGTGAGGCCCTGCTCTTTTGCATTCTGCATGACACGATTCTTCGAGAATCAATCAAAACTGCAATGTTGTGGTGGCAAGCACAAGAAACAACTAAGTTAG